A window of Streptomyces sp. NBC_01689 genomic DNA:
GACGCGACCGACTCGACCTCCCAGCGCCCCTTCTCGAAGACCAGCTCGAAGTCGAACACCGACAACCGCTCCGCGAACGCCAACGGCTCCGATAGCACCACCGTCCGCCCCGATTTCACGTTCGTCACCCTCAACTCAGGGATCTCCACATGCGCGTGCCCGACCAGAATCGCGTCGATCCCCGGCACCTGCTGCGCCACCAGAGCCGCCGAGTTCTCCACATACGGCAACTGGTCACCGTACGACGACGTCCCCGACGCACCCGAATGCGCCGACACCACCACCACGTCCGCACCCATCGAACGCAGCTTCGGCACCCACTTCGCCGCCTGCTCCTCCAGACCCGGGAACACCAACTTCCCCTGCACATACGCCTTGTCCCAGATCGCGATACCCGGGTTCGTGAGCCCCAGCACCGCCACCTTCACCGCCGGGGCGCCAGGAACGTGGAACGTCTTCATCAGATACGGAGGAAACGCCGGCTTCAACGTCTTCGCGTCCAGCGCGTTCGCACCCAGCAGCGGGAAGTCGCACTGCGACTCGAACTTCCGCAGCGTCTCGATCCCGTAGTTGAACTCGTGGTTCCCCAGCGCCACCGCGTCGTACCCGATCGCGTTCATCGCCTGCGCCATCGGATGCACCGGACCGTGCTTCGCCGTGATCGGATCCACCTTCGCGAAGTAGTACGTCAGCGGCGTCCCCTGGATCGTGTCACCCGCGTCCAGCAGCAGCGTGTTGCAGCGCCCCTTCTCCTTGCGGACCGCGTTCACCAGCGTCGAGATCCGGGCCAGACCCTGCGCGTTCCCCGCACCGTCCCGGTACTCCGCGTCCTTGAAGTAGTCCCAGTTGAAGACATGTCCGTGCAGGTCCGTCGTGCCCATCACCGTCAACGAATACCGCTTCACCGGCTTCTTCCCACCCTTCGCCACCGATGCCGACGCGGCCGTCGCGGCCTGCGCGGACGGCGCCGCGACCGCACCCGCGAGAGCCACCCCCGCACCCGTCACGGCGGACTTCTCCAGGAACTTCCGGCGGTTCAAAGACATGTCAGGGACTCCTCGGGAATCGGTCAACGACGCGCGTAGATTCTGACCCACACATGACACCCCCGAACAGGGCCCGGAGGTTTCCATCTGATGACCGGACACCCCCGCACACCCCCCGCACGATGACAGAGTGGGACGCATGACCCCCACCGAAGAACCCCAACCAGCCCTCCCCTACGGCACACCCGCCGCACCCCGCATCGCCGTCCGCGGCGAAGCCCACCTCGAAGTCGACCCCGAGATCGCCCGCATCGGCATCACCCTCACCGCCCGCGGCACCGACCGCCGCACAGCCCTCACCGACCTCACCCACCGCAACACCACCGCCCTCGACCTCATCAAGTCCTACGGCGAAGCCGTCACCCACATCGAGACCGGCGCCTACTCCATCAGCCCCGAACTCACCCGACACGGCCGCGGCGAACGCATCCGCGCCTACCACGGCCGCGTCCACATCACCGCCGAACTCACCGACTTCACCGCACTCGGCGAACTCACCACCCGACTGGCCGACCTCGACCTCATCCGCATCGACGGCCCCTGGTGGGACCTCCGCCCCGACTCACCCGCCCACCGCCAAGCCCGCCGACAAGCCGTCCACGAAGCCGTCCAACGCGCCCGCGAATACGCCGAAGCCCTCGACACCACCCTCGCCGCCCTCGTCGAACTCGCCGACATCGGCGCCGAGAACACCCCACCCCACCTCGCCGCCCCCGCCGGCGCCCTGCGCTCCAGGTCCTTCGCCGGCGCAGCCCCCGAAGAAGCCCCCGCCCTCGACCTCGAACCCCAACGCCAGCACGTCCACGCCCAGGTCAACGCCCGATTCACCATGAACCCACCCCAACTGTGACCACCAAAACCATCACACTCGGTAACCGAACCATCTCCCCACGCCACCCCGCCCGCCGCCGTCCCGCACCGCGTCGACAGACGGAACGGCCACCCCCGAACCCTTCATCCGCTCATCAGAGCGCCCCCACGCACAATTCAACAGTTGTCAATAATCCTTCACGCAAAGGTTGTTGAGTAGACATGCACGGCCAAATCTCTACCCACGGGTAAGGCCTAGGCTCAGACCATGCGCCGAGCGAAAATCGTCTGCACCCTGGGCCCCGCCACCGACTCCTACGACCAGATCAAAGCCCTGGTCGACGCCGGAATGGACGTAGCCCGCTTCAACCTCAGCCATGGCACCCACGCCGAACACGAGGACCGCTACCAGCGCGTACGCAAGGCCGCCGACGAAACCGGCCGCAGCATCGGACTCCTCGCCGACCTTCAAGGCCCGAAGATCCGACTCGGCCGCTTCACCGAAGGCCCCGTACTCCTTGAACGCGGAGACACCTTCACCATCACCGTCGAAGAAGGCGCCCAGGGCGACCGCCACACCTGCGGCACCACCTACACCGGACTCGCCACCGATGTCACCCCCGGTGAGCGCATCCTCGTCGACGACGGAAAAGTCTGCCTCGAAGTCACCGGCGTCGACGGCCCCCGCGTCCACACCACCGTCATCGAAGGCGGCATGGTCTCCGACCACAAAGGCCTCAACCTCCCCGGCGTCGCCGTCTCCGTCCCCGCCCTCTCCGACAAGGACGAAGCAGACCTCCGCTGGGCCCTGCGCACCGGCTTCGACGTCATCGCCCTCTCCTTCGTCCGCACCGGCGACGACATCCACGACGTCCACCGCATCATGGACGAAGAAGGCCGCCGCCTCCCCGTCATCGCCAAGGTCGAGAAACCCCAGGCCGTCGACAACATCGACGGCATCGTCGCCGCCTTCGACGGCATCATGGTCGCCCGCGGCGACCTCGGCGTCGAAATGCCCCTCGAACAAGTCCCCATCGTCCAGAAACGCGCCATCAAACTGGCCAAGCGCAACGCCAAACCGGTCATCGTCGCCACCCAGATGCTCGACTCCATGATCGACCACTCCCGCCCCACCCGCGCGGAAGCCTCCGACGTCGCCAACGCCGTCGTCGACGGCACCGACGCCGTCATGCTCTCCGGCGAGACCAGCGTCGGCAAACACCCCATCACCACCGTCCGCACCATGGCACGCATCGTCGCCGCCGCCGAGGAAGACATCCTCGCCACCGGCCTGCCACCCCTCACCGAACGCAACAAGCCCCGCACCCACGGCGGCGCCGTCGCCCGCGCGGCCGCCGAGATGGGCGACTTCCTCGGCGCCAAGTTCCTCGTCGCCTTCACCCAGTCCGGCGACACCGTCCGCCGCCTCTCCCGCTACCGCTCACCCATCCCGCTGCTCGCCTTCACCCCGGACCCGGCGACCCGCTCCCAGCTCAGCCTGACCTGGGGCGTCGAGACCTACCTCGGCCCGCACGTCGGCTCCACCGACGCGATGGTCGACCAGGTCGACGAACTGCTGCTGAAGTACGGCCGCTGCCAGAAGGGCGACATCGTGGTCATCACGGCCGGCTCCCCGCCCGGCGTCTCCGGCACGACCAACCTCGTCCGCGTCCACCACATCGGAGAGGACGACAGCCCCAAGTAGGCAGGTCTTTTCAGTACTTGGGGCCGACGTGGGCGTCCATGAGCGCGACGGAGGCCCCGCGGGCGACGGAGATGTTGTACGGGTTCCCGCCGCGGGTGCAGTGCGTCCACCGGACGCCGAGCGTGTCCAGGGTGTCGGTGTAGGGCCGCCGGATGTCGTCGGACATGTTGGTGAAGAAGTACCGGGGATATTCGTAGCGCTTGCGCTCACCGCCGACGACGCGGGTCGTCCAGTTGGTGATCCGGCATCCGTCGGAGTGGATCAGGCCCCGGACGCATTCCCACGGGTGGGCGCCGACGATGTCCTGCTGCCAGGGTTCGAGGACGATGGGGCGCTCGTGTTTCTTTCCCGGGCCGTGTTGCGGAAACATGCAGTGCAGGTGCTTGGAGTAGACCTTCACATTGCGGCAGCCCGATCCTGATGCTTCCAGTAGCCGACTGTCCCCAGCGGGACATTGAATCGCCGAGCCACGTCCGCGTTCCTCACCCCGTTGCGCAACAGTGTGAGCGCCTGCTGTCGAACTTCAGTTCCGTGTTGGATCATGTGACCACCCTGCGTCACTGACCGTAACGACACGCAGCAAAAAGCGGATGTTCACGAGAAGGTGAACATCCGCTTGGCCGGAGACTGTGCCGGGTGCGGGATTCGAACCCGCAAGCCCTCACGGGCAGAGGTGTTTGAGACCTCCGTGTATGCCGTTCCACCAACCCGGCGAGACTGGCTGTCCGGAAGCATACCGGGTGACCACAGGCCGCTGCAGCTAGGTAGGCTCTTGGGCAGCAGCACTTGCCCGGCCCGTACCGAGGAGCCCCCGTGACCGCCCCCGAGTCGCCCCAGCCCGTAGACGCGCCCGACGACGACAAGTCGCACGTGCCTCCGCTGACGACCCGTGTCGTCATCGCCGAGGACGAGGCGCTGATCCGTCTCGATCTGAAAGAGATGCTCGAGGAGGAGGGCTACTCCGTCGTGGGTGAGGCGGGGGACGGTGAGCAGGCCGTCGAGCTGGCCCGTGAGCACAAGCCCGATCTGGTGATCCTCGACGTGAAGATGCCGAAGCTGGACGGTATCTCGGCGGCGGAGAAGATCGCGGAGGAGGGCATCGCCCCGGTTTTGATGCTGACGGCGTTCTCGCAGCGCGATCTGGTGGAGCGGGCGCGGGACGCGGGTGCGATGGCGTATCTGGTGAAGCCGTTCAGCAAGAGTGATGTCGTGCCGGCGATCGAGATGGCCGTGTCGCGGTTCGCGGAGCTGAAGCAGTTGGAGCAGGAGGTCGCGGACCTGAGTCTGCGGCTGGAGACGCGGAAGCTGGTGGACCGGGCGAAGTCGGTGTTGCAGACGGAGTACGGGCTGACGGAGCCGGCGGCGTTCCGGTGGATCCAGAAGACGTCGATGGACCGGCGGATGTCGATGCAGCAGGTGGCCGAGGCGGTCATCGCGGACGCCGCGGAGAAGAAGTCGTCGAAGGGTTAGTCCTGGCGCGTGTGGGTGTGCGAAGAGGCCCGCGTCCCTGTGTGGGGGCGCGGGCCTCTTCGTGTGTGCGGGCGGGGTGTCAGTCCTCGCCGAGGTAGGCCTTGCGTACGGACTCGTCGTGCAGGAGGTCCTGTCCGGTTCCGGAGAGCACGATGTTGCCGACTTCCATGACGTGTCCCTGGTCGGCGAGGGAGAGCGCCGCCTGGGCGTTCTGTTCGACGAGGAGGATGGTCGTGCCGTCGGCCTTGAGTTCGGCGATGGTGGCCATGATCTTCTGCATCATGATCGGGGAGAGGCCCATGGAGGGTTCGTCGAGCATGAGCAGTTTGGGCTGGGACATGAGGGCGCGGCCCATGGCGAGCATCTGCTGTTCGCCGCCGGAGAGGGTTCCGGCGGCCTGCTTGCGGCGTTCCCCGAGGATGGGGAAGAGGTCGTAGGCGCGCTGGATGTCTTTCTCGATGCCTGCTTTGTCGGTGCGGAGGAAGGCTCCGAGCTGGAGGTTCTCGGTGATGGTGAGCCGGGGGAAGATGTGGCGTCCCTCGGGGGAGTGGGCGAGGCCGAGGGAGACGATCTTGTGGGCGGGGACTCCGGTGAGGGGTTGTCCGTCGAAGGTGATGCGGCCGGAGACGGGCTTGAGGAGGCCGGAGAGGGTGCGCAGGGTGGTGGTCTTGCCGGCGCCGTTGGTGCCGATGAGGGTGACGATCTGGCCGGCTTCGACGGAGAAGGAGATGCCCTTGACGGCTTCGATCTTGCCGTAGGCGACCTTGAGGTCTTCGACCTCGAGCAGTGCGGTCACTGGGCGTTTCCTTCCTTGCTGGTGGTGCTCTCCGCGGAGGTGTCGTCCTGGGCGGCTTCCGGGGTCCCGGTGGTGGGCGGGGTCGCCGGGGCGTCCGGGGTGTCGGCCGGTTCCGTGGTGTCGGCCGGTTCCGTGGTGTCGGCCGGTTCCGTGGTCTCCGGGGTGGTGGCCGGGCCGGTCGTGTCGGCGGGTTCGGTCGTGCCGTCGGGGTCCGGGGTGTCGGCCGTTTCCGTCGTGTCGGCGGGTTCGGCGGTGGCCTGTGCGGGCACGACGGGTGCGGTCGCCGTCGCGGTGCCGCCGGCTTCGGCGGCTTCGACCTCGGCGAGTTCGTCGGCGCCGGGGGCGCCTTCGAAGGGGGTGCCGAGGTAGGCGGCGATGACGCGTTCGTCGCCCTGGACGACGTCGGAGGTGCCTTCGACGAGTTTCTCGCCCTGGACGAGGCAGGCGACGCGGTCGGAGAGGTTGAAGATGAAGCGCATGTCGTGCTCGATGACGAGGACGGCGATGCCGCGGTCGCGGATGGCGAAGACGAGGTCCTCGGTGGCGCGGGTCTCCTGGGGGTTCATGCCGGCGGTGGGTTCGTCCAGGAGGAGGAGGCCGGGTTCGCTGGCCATGGCGCGGGCGATCTCCAGCTTGCGCTGTTCGCCGTAGGGGAGGTTGCGGGAGAGGTGGTCGGCCTTGTGGGCGAGGCCGATGAACTCCAGCAGTTCCATGGCGCGTTCGCGGGAGGCGGCTTCGGCCTTGCGGAAGCCGGGGCCGCGCAGGAGGGCGGACCAGAGGCCTTCTTTGGTGCGGGTGTGGCGGCCGACGAGCACGTTCTCCAGGACGGTCATGTTGGCGAAGAGCCGGATGTTCTGGAAGGTGCGGGCGATGCCGGCGCTGGTGACGAGGTGGGGTTTGGGCGGGAGGACGGTGCCCTTGTAGGAGACCTTGCCCTCGGTGGGGACGTAGAGGCCGGTGAGGCAGTTGAAGAAGGTGGTCTTGCCGGCGCCGTTGGGGCCGATGAGGCCGACGATCTCTCCGGTGTTGACGGTGAGGTCGACGCTGCGGACGGCGGTGAGGCCGCCGAAGCGCATGGTGACGCCGCTGGCCTCGAGGACGGGGCTGGGGGCTGTGGTGGTGGTCATGTGGGTCACGCCCCTGCCTTGGTGACGCCGACGGTGGAGTCGGGCAGGCCCTGTTCGGGGATGTCGATGGTCTCGTCGGCTTCGTGGAACTCGAGTTGGCGGCGACGGTTGGCGATGATTCCCTCGGGGCGGAAGCGCATGAGGATGACGAGCGCGGCGCCGAAGGCGAGGAGCTGGTACTCCTTCAGGAAGCTGAGCTTCTCGGGGAGCATGTAGAGCAGGGTGGCGCCGAGGATGGGGCCGTTGACGGTGCCCATGCCGCCGAGGACGACCGCGGCGAGGAGGAACGCGGAGTTCGGGGGTACGGAGCCGGCGAACTGGTACGGGGCCGGGTTGACGCTGTAGCCGACGTGGGCGCTGACCGTGCCGGCGAGGCCGGCGAGGGAGGCGCCGAGGGCGAAGGCGATGAGCTTGACGCGGAAGCCGTTGATGCCCATGGCGGTGGCGGCGGTCTCGTCCTCGCGGATGGCGATCCAGGAGCGGCCGATGCGGGAGTCGGCGGCGCGGTTGAAGACCAGGACGACGAGTCCGGTGATGATCAGCATCAGCAGGAAGTAGTTGGCGAACCGGCCGAGGGTGAATCCGGCGATGTCGTGGCTGTTGCCGAAGTTGAACCCGAAGATGTTGAGGTCGGGGATCATCGAGATGCCGTTGGGGCCGTTGGTGAGGTTGGGTCCGGAGGAGCCGTCGAGGTTGTTGACGGTGATGCGGAAGATCTCTCCGAAGCCGAGGGTGACGATGGCGAGGTAGTCGCCGCGCAGTCGCAGGGTGGGGGCGCCGATGAGGACGCCGAAGACGAGCGATGCGGCCATGCCGGTGAGCATGGCGGCCCAGAAGGGGAACTGGACGCCGGAGAAGCGGGAGAACTCGGAGCCGGAGACGAGGGCGGCGGCGTAGGCGCCGACGCCGAGGAAGGCGACGTATCCGAGGTCGAGGAGGCCGGTGAGGCCGACGACGATGTTGAGGCCGAGGGCGACGGTGGCGACGACGAGGATGTTCACGCCGAGGTTGGCGTTGTGCTCGTCGCTCTCGACGAAGGGGAAGATCGCGGCGGCGAGGAAGGCCATGGAGGTGGCGAATCCCTTGTGCCGGGCGTTGAGTTGGGCGAAGCGGTCGAAGAGTCCGGCGGCGAGGAGGGCCCAGGTGCCGAAGACGACGAGGAACAGGTAGCCCAGGAACGTTTCGCTTGCCTCGGGGTCGACGCCGATGCCGTAGCTGAAGACGATCAGGGCGACGGCGGTGGCGGCGGTGATGGCGAGGCGTTCGCCCCAGGCGGGGAGCTTGGCGGGGGCGGGGATGTTCTCGGGCTTGGTGACGTAGTCCTTGAAGGTGTCACCGGGCTTGGGGAGTGCGAGGGCGCCGAGGAGGGCGACGAGGGAGCCGACGGCGGCGATGTAGGCGCCGGGGTCGAGGGCGACGAGGCCCTTGAGGTCGACGGCGATGGCGATGGCGCTGAACCAGCTGACGGTGAACGCGGCGGTGGCGGCGAGGACGACGGGCTGGGTGGCGCGTGCCGGGTTGAGCCAGCCGAGGCCGCGGACGTTCCAGAGGGTCAGGGTGTAGAGGAGGGCGAGGAGGCCGGCGACGAGGTCGAGGATCTGGAGTCCGGCGGGGGAGCCGTAGTAGGTGAGGTCCCCGGGGAAGTCGGACGTGTAGGTCCAGGACATGAAGGTGCTGGCGATGCTGGCGACGGCGCCGACGGCGAGGAGGGCGCGGGCGGCGGTCTCGGGGAGTGCGACGAGGCCGCGGGCGGGGGTGGTGGTCTCGGTGGTTGCCATGGTGCTCACGCCCTGTCCGCGACGCGTTCGCCGACCAGGCCTTGTGGCCTGAACAGCAGTACGAGGATGAGGAGGACGAAGGCCCAGACGGAGGACCAGCCGCCGCCGCCGAGCTGCTGCATGCCGGGGATGCCGTCGATGTAGGAGGTGGCCAGGGTCTCGGCGAGGCCGAGGACGAGGCCGCCGATCATGGCGCCGTAGATGTTGCCGATGCCGCCGAGGACGGCCGCGGTGAAGGCTTTGAGGCCCATCTGGAAGCCCATGTCGAACTTGACGGTGCCGTAGCGCAGTCCGTAGGCGACGGAGGCGACGGCGGCGAAGAAGCCGCCGATGGCGAAGGCGATGACGATGATGCGGTTGGTGTCGATGCCCATGAGCTGTGCGGTGTCCGGGTCCTGTGCGGTGGCCTGCATGGCGCGGCCGGTGCGGGACATGCGGACGAACAGGGCGAGGGCCGCCATGCAGAGGGGGGCGGCGATGATGACGAAGACGCTGCCGCTCTGGACGCTGACGGAGCCGATGTGTACGGGTCCGAAGGGGAGTTGGGGGAACTTGAGGTCGTTCTTGGCGTTCGGGTACCAGTTGAAGACGACCTGCTGGAGTGCGAGGGAGAGGCCGATGGCGGTGATGAGTGGTGCGAGGCGTGGTGCGCCGCGTAGCGGACGGTAGGCGAACCGTTCGGCTCCGACGGCGATGAGGACGGCGACGAGGCCTCCGCCGATGAGCATCGCCGGAAGGGCTATCCACATGGATGTGCCGTCGGGCAGGACGTAGAGGTAGACCGAGAGTGCGCCGAAGCCTCCGGTCATGAAGATCTCGCCGTGGGCGAAGTTGATGAGCTGGACGATGCCGTACACCATCGTGTAGCCGATGGCGATCAGCCCGTACATCGAGCCGAGGAACAGCCCGTTGGCCAGCTGCTGCGGCAGGGTGTTCACCGCATGGCCTCCATGTGGGTGGGGAGAGTGAACGGGAGTATGGAGCGGGCCGCGCGGTGACGTGTGGTCGAGGCCGCGCGGCCCTGGGGTTGTGCTAGCGGCGGATCGGATCCGGGGGGATCAGATCGGGTCAGCCGTTGAACGTGCCGCTCTTCACGGCCTTCCACTTGCCGTCGACGACCTGGTAGACGGTGAGCTGCTTGTTGGTGGTGTCACCGAACTCGTCGAAGGCGACGGGGCCGGCGATGCCGTCGAACTTGGTCTTCTGGACCTCGTCGACGATCTTGGCGCGGGCGTCGTCGGGGACCTTGCCGTCCTTCACGACGTTGCCGATGGCCTTGATGATGGCGGTGGCGGCGTCGTAGGAGTAGCCGCCGTAGGTGCCGTAGTCGCCCTTGAGGCCGGAGGCCTTGTACTTCTTGATGAACTCGGCGGCGGAGGGCAGGGAGTCGACGGGCTGGCCGACCGAGGTGACGAGGTCGCCCTCGGAGGTCTTGCCGGCGGTCTGGATGTAGGTGTCGCTGAACATGCCGTCGCCGCCGAAGAGCGGGATCTTGGCGCCGCCGTCCTTGAGCTGCTTGGTGAGCTTCTCGGACTCGTCGTACTGGCCGCCGTAGTAGACGAGGTCGGCCTTGGAGTTCTTGATCTTGGTGACGAGGGCGGAGAAGTCGGTGTCGCCGGTGTTGACGTGGTCCTCGCCCGCGACCTTGCCGCCGCCCTTGGTGAAGCCGGCCTTGAACAGCTTGGCGAGGCCGGCGCCGTAGGTCTGCTTGTCGTCGACGACGAAGACGTTCTTCTTCTTGAGCGTCGTGGTCGCGTACTCGGCCGCGAAGCCGCCCTGGAGGGCGTCGGTGGTGGCGGTGCGGAAGTACGTCTTGAACGGGCGGGACTTCGAGGTCTGCCAGTTCTTGCCCTGGGTGAGTTCGGGCGCGGTGTTGGAGGGCGAGATCTCGACCAGGTTGGCGGTCGCGAAGACCTGCTGCATCTGGGTGGCGACACCGGAGTTGAGGGGGCCGACGACGCCGAGCACCTTGTCGTTGCCGACGAGGGCGGTGGCGTTCTGCTGGCCGCTGGCCGGGATCGCCTTGTCGTCGAGCGCCTGGACCTTGAAGGTCACGCCGGGGACGGTGTTGTTCTTGTTGGCGTCGTCGACGGCGATCTGGACGCCGCCCTGGATGCCGAGGCCGGTGGCGGAGTTCTGACCGGTCAGCGGGGCGTCGACACCGATGATGATCTCGGTCTTCTTGCCGCTGTCCTTGTTACCACCGTCGTCGCGCGAACCGCAGGCGGTCAGCGTGAGTGCTCCCGTGGTGAGCACGGAGGTGAGTATGACCAAAGAACGCTGTCGCACGATGATTCCTCTCCCTGGCGCAGCAGCTCGGCTGAGCCGCTGTGAGTCTCGCCGGGCCGTACTGGTGGTACCGATGCCGTGCTGCAGACGCGCCCGGCGGCGCGGTGACTGGCCGTGACTCTAAGCCTGTCTGTGGGCCCCGGCATCGCCGTGGGCTGGCTTGTGACTTTCTTGTTATGACGTGCTGGTTGGTGAGCTTCGAGGAAGGGCGCTCTCAGCCGGTTTGGCGGAAATTCTGCGAAGTCCACATGTTGAGAATCCGCACTTCCGGTTGTGCGTGGGTGAGCGTCGTGGTGGGAAGGCGCCGCAGGTCGGGTGGAGGAGTAGGGGAAGATCCTTCGGGGTACTGGTCTTCGGGGGGCGAACTCCGGTGCTGTATTGCGCGCGTGTTACGCAGCGTTACGGCGGGCGGGGGGAGTTGGGCGCCGAGGGGGAGTCCGGGACGCTCGGTCACGGAGGTGCGGGCCGTGATCCACCGGGTTGTCCTGGGGTGCGCGGTAAGGGGCGCATGGGGTGGGTCCGGGTGGGAAGTCCGTCGGAGCGGTGATGATCCCGAGAGCGGGGGAGACGTCACAACGGGGGATGCCGCGAGGGGAGTCGGGGCGGACGGGGTGTGACTCGGCTTCCGTTCGGGGGCGTTGGCGGGTGCGGGTTCGGCCGTACCGGCGGGCGTCCGTGCGCGCTCGTGGCGTGTCCCGTGCGAGGGGGCGTCAACTCCGTTGCTTCCGGCGATTCGTGAGGGAGTGACAGGTGGGGCGCGCGGCCATGTCGGCGGCGCGGCCGGGGGCGTGCGAGGGGCGCGTGCGGGGCGCGCCGGACAGGGCCGGGGGCAACTCCCGTCCTCGCGGGCCCGCTTGGAAGCGGTCGTGGCGGGCCGCCGTCTCGCCGCCGCTGGTCGGCCGGGGCCGGCTCCCGTGTCCGGCCTCGTCGCTTCGTGGTGCCGCCTCCGCGTTCGTCCGCGGACGGCCGAAGGGCCCGGCCGTCCGCCGAGGGGGCGGGTGGCCGGGCCCGGGGGCCGTGCGGGGCGGGGGGTCAGCCCTGGGCGCGTACGTGCTGTTCGTCGCCGGGCCTCACGTCGCGGAGCAGGCAGGTCAGTCGCGCGGTGCACACGCGCTTGCCGTCCTCGTCGGTGATGACGATCTCGTACGTGGCGGTGGAGCGCCCGCGGTGGACGGGTGTGGCCACGCCGGTGACGAGGCCGGAGCGGGCGCCGCGGTGGTGGGTGCAGTTCAGGTCGACGCCGACGGCGATCTTGGAGCTGCCGCCGTGCAGCATGGAGCCGACGGAGCCGAGGGTCTCCGCGAGGACGGCGGAGGCGCCGCCGTGGAGGAGTCCGTACGGCTGGGTGTTGCCCTCGACGGGCATGGTGCCGACGACCCGGTCCGCGGAGGCTTCGACGATCTGCACGCCCATACGGGTGCCGAGGTGGCCCGCGGAGAAGAGGGCGGGCAGGTCGACACCGAGCGCGGCGTACTCGTCGAGGACCTCTTGCGGGAACTTCACGTGGCTCTGCTCGCCCATGGGGGCCGGCTCCGATCGTCGTCGATCTCTCTTGCTGACGTCCTGAGCAAACGCTCAGTCGGTGGCCGATTGTTCCAGACGGACCACGACGGACTTGCTGGCCGGGGTGTTGCTGGTGTCGGCGGTGGCGTCGAGCGGGACGAGGACGTTGGTCTCCGGGTAGTAGGAGGCCGCGCAGCCGAGGGCGGTCGGGTAGTGCACGACACGGAATCCGGGGGCGCGCCGTTCCAGGCCGTCCTGCCATTCGCTGACGAGGTCGACGTACGAGCCGTCGGCGACGCCGAGCGCGCGGGCGTCCCGCGGGTTGACCAGGACGACCCGGCGGCCGTTCTTGATGCCCCGGTAGCGGTCGTCCAGGCCGTAGATCGTGGTGTTGTACTGGTCGTGGGAGCGCAGCGTCTGCAGCAGCAGCCGGCCCTCGGGGAGTTTCGGGTACTCGACGG
This region includes:
- a CDS encoding branched-chain amino acid ABC transporter permease, yielding MNTLPQQLANGLFLGSMYGLIAIGYTMVYGIVQLINFAHGEIFMTGGFGALSVYLYVLPDGTSMWIALPAMLIGGGLVAVLIAVGAERFAYRPLRGAPRLAPLITAIGLSLALQQVVFNWYPNAKNDLKFPQLPFGPVHIGSVSVQSGSVFVIIAAPLCMAALALFVRMSRTGRAMQATAQDPDTAQLMGIDTNRIIVIAFAIGGFFAAVASVAYGLRYGTVKFDMGFQMGLKAFTAAVLGGIGNIYGAMIGGLVLGLAETLATSYIDGIPGMQQLGGGGWSSVWAFVLLILVLLFRPQGLVGERVADRA
- a CDS encoding PaaI family thioesterase, producing MGEQSHVKFPQEVLDEYAALGVDLPALFSAGHLGTRMGVQIVEASADRVVGTMPVEGNTQPYGLLHGGASAVLAETLGSVGSMLHGGSSKIAVGVDLNCTHHRGARSGLVTGVATPVHRGRSTATYEIVITDEDGKRVCTARLTCLLRDVRPGDEQHVRAQG
- a CDS encoding branched-chain amino acid ABC transporter permease — protein: MATTETTTPARGLVALPETAARALLAVGAVASIASTFMSWTYTSDFPGDLTYYGSPAGLQILDLVAGLLALLYTLTLWNVRGLGWLNPARATQPVVLAATAAFTVSWFSAIAIAVDLKGLVALDPGAYIAAVGSLVALLGALALPKPGDTFKDYVTKPENIPAPAKLPAWGERLAITAATAVALIVFSYGIGVDPEASETFLGYLFLVVFGTWALLAAGLFDRFAQLNARHKGFATSMAFLAAAIFPFVESDEHNANLGVNILVVATVALGLNIVVGLTGLLDLGYVAFLGVGAYAAALVSGSEFSRFSGVQFPFWAAMLTGMAASLVFGVLIGAPTLRLRGDYLAIVTLGFGEIFRITVNNLDGSSGPNLTNGPNGISMIPDLNIFGFNFGNSHDIAGFTLGRFANYFLLMLIITGLVVLVFNRAADSRIGRSWIAIREDETAATAMGINGFRVKLIAFALGASLAGLAGTVSAHVGYSVNPAPYQFAGSVPPNSAFLLAAVVLGGMGTVNGPILGATLLYMLPEKLSFLKEYQLLAFGAALVILMRFRPEGIIANRRRQLEFHEADETIDIPEQGLPDSTVGVTKAGA
- a CDS encoding branched-chain amino acid ABC transporter substrate-binding protein, whose product is MRQRSLVILTSVLTTGALTLTACGSRDDGGNKDSGKKTEIIIGVDAPLTGQNSATGLGIQGGVQIAVDDANKNNTVPGVTFKVQALDDKAIPASGQQNATALVGNDKVLGVVGPLNSGVATQMQQVFATANLVEISPSNTAPELTQGKNWQTSKSRPFKTYFRTATTDALQGGFAAEYATTTLKKKNVFVVDDKQTYGAGLAKLFKAGFTKGGGKVAGEDHVNTGDTDFSALVTKIKNSKADLVYYGGQYDESEKLTKQLKDGGAKIPLFGGDGMFSDTYIQTAGKTSEGDLVTSVGQPVDSLPSAAEFIKKYKASGLKGDYGTYGGYSYDAATAIIKAIGNVVKDGKVPDDARAKIVDEVQKTKFDGIAGPVAFDEFGDTTNKQLTVYQVVDGKWKAVKSGTFNG